The following proteins are encoded in a genomic region of Clostridia bacterium:
- a CDS encoding pyruvate, phosphate dikinase, whose amino-acid sequence MSVSHKYVYLFHEGRADMRALLGGKGANLAEMTGIGLPVPPGITITTEACNEYNRLGRKFPPGLEEEIKSKLVAVEEATGKRFGDDKNPLLVSVRSGAPVSMPGMMDTILNLGLNDETLKGLVAATNDERFALDCYRRFIQMFSNVVLDIEHDAFEHILEQHKKEQGVKFDYEVSPATWRRVIDDYKQLVKAKAGREFPQDPLEQLMLAVRAVFDSWNNHRAIVYRRINKIPDDLGTAVNIQAMVFGNLGDDSGTGVAFTRNPATGEKVLYGEYLINAQGEDVVAGIRTPQPISTLKDKMPAVYEQFARVCELLEQHYREMQDVEFTIERGKLYMLQTRNGKRTAQAAVKIAVDMVAEGLISKEEAVRRVDAGALTQLLHRRIDPEAKLEVLAKGLPASPGAGSGKVVFDADEAERLGQEGEKVILVRTETTPDDIHGIVVSQGVLTSRGGMTSHAAVVARGMGKPAVTGCDAIKIDYDRGQFTVGDRVIKKGDVISIDGGTGQVILGEVPMIDPQLSPEFTQLLSWADQARRLSVRANADTPEDARRAREFGAEGIGLCRTEHMFMGQDRLPIVQQMILARNEEERKAALDKLLPMQQGDFYEILKAMEGLPVTIRLLDPPLHEFLPNAEELMVEILELKHRKAPAAEIEAKESLLRQVRALSEFNPMLGHRGCRLGITFPEVYRMQARAIFQAAAQLVKEGYKIIPEVEIPLVIHVNELSRLREMVVEVAKEVMDKTGTSFEYTVGTMIEMPRACLTADEVATQADFFSFGTNDLTQTTFGFSRDDAEGKFMARYLDEKILKDDPFIVLDRDGVGKLMRMAVELGRKTKPNLPIGICGEHGGEPSSVEFCHQIGLDYVSCSPYRVPVARLAAAQAALANQPLTTKGE is encoded by the coding sequence ATGTCAGTGAGTCATAAGTACGTGTATTTGTTTCACGAGGGAAGGGCGGACATGCGGGCCCTTTTGGGCGGCAAAGGGGCCAACTTGGCCGAGATGACCGGAATCGGCTTGCCGGTGCCGCCGGGGATCACCATTACCACCGAGGCCTGCAACGAATACAACCGCCTGGGGCGAAAGTTTCCCCCCGGGCTGGAAGAAGAAATAAAGAGCAAGTTGGTGGCGGTGGAAGAAGCCACTGGGAAGCGATTTGGCGATGACAAGAACCCTCTATTGGTAAGCGTTCGGTCGGGAGCTCCAGTCTCCATGCCGGGCATGATGGATACCATCCTCAACTTAGGCTTAAACGATGAGACTTTGAAGGGGCTAGTGGCTGCCACCAACGATGAGCGGTTTGCCCTCGACTGCTACCGCCGCTTCATCCAGATGTTTTCCAACGTGGTGCTGGACATAGAGCATGATGCCTTTGAACATATCTTGGAGCAGCATAAAAAGGAACAAGGGGTTAAATTCGATTACGAGGTTTCTCCGGCCACTTGGCGCCGGGTCATAGACGATTACAAGCAATTGGTGAAAGCCAAGGCCGGTCGTGAGTTCCCGCAGGACCCCCTGGAGCAGTTAATGCTGGCGGTCCGGGCGGTGTTCGATAGCTGGAACAACCACCGGGCCATTGTCTACCGCAGGATCAATAAGATCCCCGATGATTTAGGTACGGCGGTTAACATCCAGGCCATGGTGTTTGGAAACCTCGGCGACGACAGCGGCACCGGGGTGGCCTTCACCAGAAACCCCGCTACCGGGGAAAAGGTGCTGTACGGCGAGTACTTAATTAACGCTCAGGGCGAGGACGTGGTAGCCGGCATTCGCACTCCCCAGCCCATCAGCACCTTAAAGGACAAGATGCCGGCGGTATATGAACAGTTTGCCCGGGTTTGCGAGCTGCTCGAGCAGCACTACCGGGAAATGCAGGACGTGGAGTTTACCATTGAGCGGGGTAAGCTCTACATGTTGCAGACCCGTAACGGCAAGCGGACCGCCCAAGCCGCAGTGAAAATAGCTGTAGATATGGTGGCGGAAGGCCTCATCAGCAAGGAGGAAGCGGTCCGGCGAGTGGACGCTGGCGCTCTTACCCAGCTGTTGCACCGCCGGATCGACCCTGAGGCCAAGTTGGAGGTTTTGGCTAAGGGCCTGCCGGCCTCCCCTGGGGCGGGGAGCGGGAAAGTGGTCTTTGATGCCGATGAGGCGGAGAGGCTGGGCCAGGAGGGTGAAAAAGTAATCCTGGTTCGTACCGAAACTACTCCCGATGACATTCACGGGATCGTGGTCAGCCAGGGCGTGCTCACTTCCCGGGGCGGCATGACCAGCCATGCAGCGGTAGTAGCCCGGGGCATGGGCAAGCCAGCGGTAACCGGCTGCGATGCCATCAAGATCGACTACGACCGGGGCCAGTTTACGGTAGGCGACCGGGTAATTAAAAAGGGCGACGTCATCTCCATTGATGGCGGAACCGGGCAGGTAATCCTGGGTGAGGTACCCATGATCGATCCCCAGCTTAGCCCCGAGTTTACCCAGCTGCTCTCCTGGGCCGACCAGGCCCGCCGGCTATCGGTCCGGGCCAACGCTGATACCCCCGAGGATGCCAGGCGGGCGCGGGAATTCGGGGCCGAAGGCATAGGCCTGTGCCGCACCGAACACATGTTTATGGGTCAAGATCGCCTGCCCATCGTCCAGCAAATGATCCTGGCCCGCAATGAGGAGGAGCGGAAGGCGGCCCTGGATAAGCTTTTGCCCATGCAGCAGGGCGATTTCTACGAAATCCTCAAAGCTATGGAGGGCCTGCCGGTTACCATCCGCTTGCTGGATCCGCCGTTGCATGAATTCTTGCCCAACGCTGAAGAACTGATGGTGGAGATTCTTGAGCTTAAACATCGTAAGGCGCCAGCGGCTGAGATCGAGGCCAAGGAGAGCCTGCTTCGGCAGGTACGGGCCCTGTCCGAATTTAACCCCATGCTGGGTCACCGGGGATGCCGCCTAGGTATCACCTTCCCCGAGGTGTATAGAATGCAGGCGCGCGCCATCTTCCAGGCTGCAGCTCAGCTGGTCAAGGAAGGGTACAAAATAATTCCCGAAGTAGAGATCCCCTTGGTAATCCACGTCAACGAGTTGTCCCGTTTGCGGGAAATGGTAGTCGAGGTAGCCAAGGAAGTCATGGACAAGACGGGTACTTCCTTTGAGTATACCGTAGGGACCATGATCGAAATGCCCCGGGCTTGCCTTACCGCCGATGAGGTGGCCACCCAAGCCGATTTCTTCTCCTTTGGTACTAACGACTTAACCCAAACCACCTTTGGTTTTTCCCGCGACGATGCCGAGGGCAAGTTTATGGCCCGCTACCTGGACGAGAAGATTCTTAAGGACGATCCCTTCATCGTCCTCGACCGGGACGGGGTGGGCAAGCTAATGCGGATGGCAGTGGAGCTGGGGCGTAAGACCAAACCCAACCTCCCCATCGGCATTTGCGGGGAACACGGGGGCGAACCTAGCTCGGTGGAATTCTGCCACCAGATCGGGTTAGACTATGTTAGCTGCTCGCCTTACCGGGTTCCGGTGGCCCGCTTAGCGGCAGCGCAAGCAGCGCTGGCCAACCAGCCATTAACCACCAAAGGGGAATAA
- a CDS encoding type II toxin-antitoxin system PemK/MazF family toxin, giving the protein MQFRFGDIYRVDPLGFYVRCDVCGENFVGWLPEPEHHVWCPACGTRRDPDHVHRGFRPFLVVQNQSLTPFLTTVVCLPITTSPGAKDKLAAVPVKGGPPTNLPAPESYILAWQPRTLNKANFFPSNFLGYAPPETLRQVGLWLRRLHLHGEEAIVRPKSRRVGKKGGINKLGA; this is encoded by the coding sequence TTGCAGTTCCGGTTCGGAGATATCTACCGGGTTGATCCGTTAGGGTTTTATGTGCGTTGCGATGTCTGTGGGGAAAACTTCGTAGGCTGGCTGCCCGAGCCGGAGCACCATGTCTGGTGCCCGGCTTGTGGCACCCGTAGGGATCCTGACCATGTCCACCGGGGGTTTCGGCCTTTCCTGGTGGTTCAGAACCAATCGCTGACGCCGTTTTTGACTACGGTGGTCTGCCTGCCCATTACCACCAGCCCTGGAGCTAAGGACAAGTTAGCTGCGGTGCCGGTGAAGGGTGGTCCGCCCACCAATCTGCCGGCGCCGGAATCTTACATCTTAGCCTGGCAACCTCGCACCCTAAACAAAGCCAATTTTTTCCCTTCCAACTTCTTAGGGTACGCTCCGCCTGAAACCTTGCGCCAGGTTGGTCTGTGGCTTAGGCGCCTTCATCTTCATGGGGAAGAGGCAATTGTTAGGCCAAAAAGCAGGAGAGTGGGCAAAAAAGGGGGAATAAATAAACTTGGAGC